One stretch of Strix uralensis isolate ZFMK-TIS-50842 chromosome 17, bStrUra1, whole genome shotgun sequence DNA includes these proteins:
- the HPD gene encoding 4-hydroxyphenylpyruvate dioxygenase — protein MTSYTDKGEKPARGRFIHFHSITFWVGNAKQAASYYCNKLGFEELAYRGLETGSREVVSHVIKQDKIVFVLSSALNPGNEEMGEHLVKHGDGVKDVAFEVEDCDFIVQKAKERGAVVVKEPWVEEDKFGKVKFAVIQTYGDTTHTLIEKLNYKGLFLPGYHPPLFKDPMLPKLPSAKLNFVDHVVGNQPDLQMVPVADWYQKNLLFHRFWSVDDKQLHTEFSALRSIVVTNYEETIKMPINEPALGKRKSQIQEYIDYYGGAGVQHIALNTSDIISAITNLKQRGVQFMDVPSSYYQMLREKLKTAKIKVKESIDKLAELKILVDFDEKGYLLQIFTKPVQDRPTVFLEVIQRHNHQGFGAGNFKSLFEAIEIDQDARGNLTVLEPNGETKRI, from the exons ATG ACGTCCTACACAGACAAGGGAGAAAAG CCCGCACGAGGCCGCTTCATCCATTTCCACTCCATCACCTTCTGGGTCGGCAATGCCAAGCAG GCTGCATCCTACTACTGCAACAAGCTGGGGTTCGAGGAGCTGGCGTACCGGGGGCTGGAGACTGGCAGCAGGGAGGTGGTGTCACACGTCATCAAGCAGGACAAG ATTGTGTTTGTTCTCTCGTCCGCTCTCAACCCAGGGAATGAGG AGATGGGGGAGCACCTGGTGAAGCACGGTGATGGGGTGAAGGACGTCGCCTTCGAAGTGGAGGACTGCGACTTCATCGTGCAG aaagccaaggAGCGCGGAGCCGTGGTGGTGAAGGAGCCCTGGGTGGAGGAGGACAAATTCGGGAAGGTGAAGTTCGCGGTGATCCAGACG TACGGTGACACCACTCACACCTTGATAGAAAAGCTCAACTACAAGGGCCTCTTTCTACCCGGGTACCACCCACCCCTCTTCAAAGACCCCATGCTGCCAAAGTT ACCGAGTGCCAAGCTCAACTTCGTTGACCACGTCGTGGGGAACCAGCCCGACCTCCAGATGGTCCCAGTGGCGGACTG GTATCAGAAGAACCTGCTCTTCCACCGCTTCTGGTCAGTGGATGACAAGCAGCTGCACACCGAGTTCAGCGCCCTGCGCTCCATCGTGGTGACCAACTATGAAGAGACCATCAAGATGCCCATCAATGAGCCGGCGCTCGGCAAGAGGAAATCTCAGATTCAG gaaTATATCGACTACTACGGAGGGGCCGGAGTCCAGCACATTGCGCTGAACACCTCCGACATCATCTCAGCG ATCACCAACCTGAAGCAGCGGGGCGTGCAGTTCATGGACGTGCCATCCAGCTACTACCAGATGCTGCGGGAGAAGCTGAAAACTGCCAAAATCAAAGTGAAGGAGAGCATTGACAAGCTGGCG GAACTGAAAATCCTGGTGGATTTTGATGAGAAAGGCTACTTGCTCCAGATCTTCACCAAACCAGTTCAAGACAGACCCACGGTCTTTCTGGAGGTCATCCAGCGACATAACCACCAG GGCTTCGGCGCTGGGAACTTCAAGTCTCTGTTTGAAGCAATAGAAATAGATCAGGACGCAAGAGGAAACCTGACCGTCCTGGAGCCCAACGGGGAGACCAAGCGCATCTAG
- the PSMD9 gene encoding 26S proteasome non-ATPase regulatory subunit 9: protein MAEPGGNRPVTISDVQQLVKRKDEIEAQIKACYELLEGQKGVGMNEPLVDAEGFPRDDIDLYQVRTARHNIICLQNDHKALMKQVEEALHQLHAREKEKHAKDEAEALAEAMSQNLPQAFAKVNAVTPGSPASISGLQVDDEIVEFGSVNVNNFQNLQNIATVVQHSEGRPLSVTVIRSGKKVHVGLTPKRWAGKGLLGCNIVPLQR from the exons ATGGCGGAGCCGGGCGGGAACCGCCCCGTCACCATCAGCGACGTGCAGCAGCTGGTGAAGAGGAAGGACGAGATCGAGGCGCAGATCAAGGCCTGCTACGAGCTGCTGGAGGGC CAAAAGGGCGTCGGGATGAACGAGCCGCTGGTGGACGCCGAGGGGTTTCCCCGCGACGACATCGACCTCTACCAAGTGCGCACCGCCCGGCACAACATCATCT GTTTGCAGAACGATCACAAGGCCCTGATGAAGCAGGTGGAGGAAGCTCTTCACCAGTTGCACGCCCGGGAGAAGGAGAAGCACGCCAAGGATGAGGCGGAGGCGCTGGCCGAGGCAATGAGCCAGAACCTGCCACAGGCTTTTGCCAAAGTGAACGCGGTGACTCCGGGATCTCCTGCGAGTATCTCG GGACTTCAGGTCGATGATGAGATTGTGGAGTTTGGTTCCGTCAACGTAAACAACTTCCAGAACCTGCAGAACATTGCCACAGTGGTGCAGCACAGCGAAGGG agACCCCTGAGTGTGACTGTGATCCGCAGCGGCAAAAAAGTGCACGTGGGGCTGACTCCGAAGCGCTGGGCCGGGAAGGGCCTCCTGGG ctgcaaTATCGTTCCCTTGCAAAGATGA